In Sorghum bicolor cultivar BTx623 chromosome 8, Sorghum_bicolor_NCBIv3, whole genome shotgun sequence, one genomic interval encodes:
- the LOC8068110 gene encoding transcription termination factor MTERF15, mitochondrial — protein sequence MALALQALRRSRPLHGLLPHPSPLSTSASPPDARELLRIDRILNSPAAAGGQPSQPQQHPGAATDLHQLLHRAAGLTAAESASLLRRLPGAHPHPRLGRLLHELAGLRLPGGEVKAALASDPEGLLSMDTGEPSRLLELLRDLRCREAVRGQILAHGALRAALAARRLVELLRARGLTRHDALRVLAAEPRALLYSAEDVERKVEFLVGTMGFEVRWLVQYPEFLGVNLDRWIIPRHNVVEHLKSIGGLGDPVEMKHYVRLTRRRFYNMFVKPYPECERIFGGLVRERDEMVRRRHPTGLWKLFKPAKHERTQEDVQNMKLLVGSLK from the coding sequence ATGGCTCTCGCTCTCCAAGCCCTCCGCCGCAGCCGCCCCCTCCACGGGCTCCTCCCCCACCCCTCCCCACTCTCCACATCCGCCTCACCTCCCGACGCCCGCGAGCTCCTCCGCATCGACCGCATCCTAAacagccccgccgccgccggcggccaaCCGTCGCAACCCCAGCAACACCCAGGCGCCGCCACCGACCTGCACCAGCTCCTCCACCGCGCCGCCGGCCTAACCGCAGCGGAGTCCGCCTccctcctccgccgcctcccCGGCGCCCACCCCCACCCCCGCCTGGGCCGCCTCCTCCACGAGCTCGCGGGCCTCCGCCTCCCTGGCGGCGAAGTCAAGGCCGCCCTGGCGTCCGACCCGGAAGGCCTCCTCTCCATGGACACCGGCGAGCCGTCCCGCCTTCTCGAGCTCCTGCGCGACCTCCGGTGCCGGGAGGCGGTGAGGGGCCAGATCCTCGCCCACGGTGCGCTCCGCGCCGCCCTCGCCGCCCGGCGGCTGGTGGAGCTCCTCCGCGCGCGCGGGCTCACCCGCCACGACGCCCTGCGCGTGCTCGCCGCCGAGCCGCGGGCGTTGCTGTATTCGGCGGAGGACGTGGAGAGGAAGGTGGAGTTCTTGGTGGGAACAATGGGATTCGAGGTCCGGTGGCTGGTGCAGTATCCGGAGTTTCTGGGCGTGAACCTCGATAGGTGGATCATCCCACGGCACAATGTGGTGGAGCACTTGAAATCCATCGGCGGGCTCGGGGACCCTGTCGAGATGAAGCACTATGTGAGGCTCACCCGCAGGAGGTTTTACAACATGTTTGTCAAGCCGTACCCGGAGTGTGAGCGAATATTTGGTGGCCTGGTCAGGGAGAGGGATGAGATGGTGAGGCGGCGACATCCGACTGGGCTATGGAAACTGTTTAAGCCGGCGAAGCATGAGAGAACCCAGGAGGATGTGCAGAACATGAAGCTTCTTGTGGGATCACTTAAATGA